Genomic window (Dyadobacter fanqingshengii):
TAATGTCCGTTTTCTTGCCAAAACTGTAAATCCCGTCAATGTAGAGCGTCACCACGTTGGACTCAATTTCCGTTGGCGATATCTCAATTTCCTGGCCACTGAGTTTGAAGTCACTACGAATGGGCGCAAACTTCACACGTTCGAAATTGCGTTTTTTGAAAATCAGCTTTTTCATTTTCATGAATGGCTCAAAATTCAGGATATAGCCATTGGTAAGGTCAATCCGCAACAAGCCTTTCATCGTGGACGGCACAAGCCGGACGTTGTTATTAAGCCGTGATTCGAAGCTGAAATCTGTATTTAAAATTCCCTTCAAGTTTTGATGCGTAAGTGTTTTTTGCCCAAAATCATCAAATGAGTAAAATACCGAATGCACGTCCGCGTTCCCGATTTTACCCCGCATGGCCAGGTGAGGCAACTGGCTCGAACCCGAATTATCCATTTCTCCCGCAATCCTGACATTACCGCCGCCAAACGCCTTCATGACAAAATACTCGATGCTCACAGCATTGTTTTTAATCGTAAACTGCCCTTTAACATCTCTTGCCGTAAAATTCTTATAATTGAGTTTCTTGGCATCCAGCTTGGCTACGATCTGCATTTGATCTATGGCATCATCCAGCAATTCGACCAGTTTCAGCTTTTTTCTTTTTTTCTTCACCACCTGCCGCGGCGCCAGCAACGTTTCCAGCCAGTTCATTTTCCAGTTTGGAATATTAATGTCCACATTCGCCCGGAGCGGCTTGGGAGAACCGAATAGATAAGGGATCAAATCGAGCACTTTTCCTCTGATATACAGCATATTCTGCCCATCGGACAAGCTTAGATCAGGAAATACAAATGCTTTTTCATCAAATGTGAAATCTCCTTTTATTTTTTTCAGATGAACCTGGCGAGGCAAATAGTCCATAGAAATGTTATTGATTGAGACCTTGCCATTCAATTTACCATTAAAACGGTCGCGGTCGGGATCATAGAAGTTCTTTAAACTGCCATCAAAATTGAATTCGATCTTGGCAGTTCCGTTTTTGAAACGATAGCGTGCAGGATCCAAAAGCTGATCCAGATTGGTAGAATCTGCATCAACATTTCCATTAATCCGAGCAATAGGGTTCTGGAAATTGGTGACCGCAATGCTGATCCGAAACGGGATAGTTTCAAATTTCCCTCTGACATCCTGCGTCGTAACGCGCGAATTGTCCGGTCCGGGTATTTTTGTTGTGTCAGCCTGATTTGTAAAACTTCCTTCTGCGTGCATATCACGCAGAACGCCTACCGGCAGAGCGTATTGGAAAGTGTCCGCCTTAAAATATACGTCAACATGGGGCTGCTCTAAACTGGCGATTTTACCACTGACATGCACCTTTGCGTCTACGTTCGTCTGAATCCCAATCGAATCGATTTGCTCTTTTATCTTCCTGTTCAACAGCGGAAGTGCATTTTTAATAGCAATCTGTTTGGCTTCGAAATTGAGCGTAAACACTTTTGCTGAATCAGAAAAATCGAAAATCCCGTTAATGCC
Coding sequences:
- a CDS encoding AsmA-like C-terminal region-containing protein, whose amino-acid sequence is MFARVLKIFGIIALCAFFLFGAVEIWVYRNRDNIFKNAKEFVNENLNGNLEIEDFKFRPFSGSFGLNFTLTNVKLTDSLYQVHKKPFLEAEQMHIALDLTGFYKGNIKIKNLILENGTMKLFVQKDGYSNLSIFKSSAKDKKKKDSGGNDDILKKLGNMRFVNFSLTYSDSVKQKYYGALLHDVTNILTTTDSSTNASLNGAILVNQLTFKPKKGGFLINQETRLGLALAYDADKQQLKIYPSVLESATNDKIGINGIFDFSDSAKVFTLNFEAKQIAIKNALPLLNRKIKEQIDSIGIQTNVDAKVHVSGKIASLEQPHVDVYFKADTFQYALPVGVLRDMHAEGSFTNQADTTKIPGPDNSRVTTQDVRGKFETIPFRISIAVTNFQNPIARINGNVDADSTNLDQLLDPARYRFKNGTAKIEFNFDGSLKNFYDPDRDRFNGKLNGKVSINNISMDYLPRQVHLKKIKGDFTFDEKAFVFPDLSLSDGQNMLYIRGKVLDLIPYLFGSPKPLRANVDINIPNWKMNWLETLLAPRQVVKKKRKKLKLVELLDDAIDQMQIVAKLDAKKLNYKNFTARDVKGQFTIKNNAVSIEYFVMKAFGGGNVRIAGEMDNSGSSQLPHLAMRGKIGNADVHSVFYSFDDFGQKTLTHQNLKGILNTDFSFESRLNNNVRLVPSTMKGLLRIDLTNGYILNFEPFMKMKKLIFKKRNFERVKFAPIRSDFKLSGQEIEISPTEIESNVVTLYIDGIYSFGKKTDINIQIPLSNLKKRDSTYVLDPNNKEKKQGSKIFLRAIDENGEVNIKLAFRKKKDKDKDKKDEPEIDPDLIEK